The window GTGGGCTATAAACCAACATTTAATAATCCCGAAGAGAAAAAGCTTTCAATAGAAGTACATATTTTCAACTTCGATCAATCCATTTATGGTGAAGAAGTAACGGTCTATTGGTATAAGCGTATTAGATCAGAGCAAAAATTCAATGGAATTGAAGAGTTAAAAGAACAAATCGGAAAAGACAAGCAAGTTGCAATCGAGTTCTTTAAAAAAGAAGAAGAATAAAAAAAGAAGGGCTACCGGCATTTAATTTCGGTAGCTTATTTAATTGAATAAGAAGTATAAAATTTCCTGTTGAATAAATCTAGTGTTCCAAGTTTATCGAAGAATGAGACCTATTCAATATTTCTGCTGATTTCCGTTACAACGCACTTTCATGTTTCGAAGCTAGCGCAGCGATGCAGAAACAGGTGGAACGCGTTCCGCGAGGTGAGTGATGTGCCATCACTGTAGCTACGCTTCCGTTGTGATGGCTCATCTGTCTCACTCATCCCGGAGGAGTCGCCGCCTTTCACTCATAAAAGCCTTTTCTAAACAGATGACCACTGCTTAATGATTGGAGTGCAACGCGGCGACTCCAGCGGGAAAAGGAAATCAGAGCATTTTTTATCTACTATAAATATAAAAATCCTTTAAGCTACCTGATTTTAATCCATCTAGATAGAGTGGATTTATCAAAAACATAATTGCAAAGGTATTCCAATTAGTTGCCTCAGACCTTTTTTTATGATAATCTTTAGAAGTACAATACCGTACTTAACCTTTCCTTGGCTTTTTCGATTCTCCAACGATTGCTCAGGAGTAGGGGATAATTAGAATTTTAGGAGGAAAACAACATGGCAATTACACAAGAACGCAAAAATGAATTAATCGCTGAGTACAGAACACACGAAAGTGATACTGGATCTGCTGATATTCAAATCGCAATTCTTACAGAAGAGATTAACTCTTTAAACGAACATTTACGTACTCATAAGAAAGATCATCACTCACGTCGTGGTCTATTCAAAATGGTTGGACGTCGTCGTAACTTGTTAAAATACTTACGTGAAAACGAAGTATCACGTTACCGTGATCTAATCGCAAAACTTGGATTACGTCGATAAGATTCGATTTAGGAAAGCGGGATTTATCCCGCTTTTTCTTTTGCATAAAAAACTTCGCATAGTTTAAAGAATTTTGATACACTACTTATGATACATATAACTTTTATATACCCTTTTTTTAAGGAGTTTTTGAAGTCGAGAGGAGTCCAGATTACATGAGTGAAAAGAAAGTATTTACGTACGAATGGGCAGGACGCCCGTTGCAAGTAGAGATAGGACAACTTGCAAAACAAGCGAACGGAGCAGTACTAGTAAGATATGGTGATACAACTGTATTATCTGTAGCAACTGCATCTAAAAATCCTAAGAATTTAGATTTCTTCCCGTTAACAGTGAACTACGAGGAAAAATTATATGCTGTAGGTAAAATTCCAGGTGGATTTATTAAACGTGAAGGACGTCCTTCGGAACGAGCAATCTTAACTAGTCGTTTGATTGACCGTCCAATCCGTCCTTTATTCCCAGATGGATTCCGTAACGAGGTGCAAGTTATTTCAATCGTTATGTCTGTTGACCAAAACTGTTCATCTGAGATGGCAGCAATGTTAGGTTCATCTTTAGCGCTTAGCGTTTCAGATATTCCTTTTGATGGCCCAATTGCAGGAGCACAAGTAGGGTTAATAGGTGAAGAACTTATTATTAATCCAACAGTAGAGCAAATGGAGAAGAGTACTTTAGATCTTACTGTTGCTGGAACAAAAGATGCGATCAACATGGTTGAAGCAGGAGCTAAAGAAGTTTCCGAGGAAACGGTGCTTGAAGCAATTATGTTCGGTCATAATGAAATTATCAAGTTAATCGAATTCCAAGAAAAAGTGGTAGCTGAAGTTGGTAAAGCGAAAAAAGATATTCCTCTATTTGAGTTAGATAAAGTACTTTTCGAAGAAGTGAAGGGCATTTGTGAAGCAAAACTTGTACAAGCAATTCAAGTACAAGAAAAACATGCTCGCGAAGATGCTATTACGGAAGTAAAAACAGAAGTTTTAGAACAATATACAGAAAAAGAAGCAACGGACGAAACGTTGAAGCAAGTGCGTGAAATTTTAGACGCAATGGTAAAAGACGAAGTTCGTCGTTTGATTACAGAAGACAAAATCCGTCCTGATGGTCGTGGAGTTGCAGAAATCCGCCCACTATCTTCAGAAGTTGGAGTATTGCCTAGAACACATGGTTCTGGATTGTTTACACGTGGTCAAACACAAGCTTTAAGTGTATGTACTTTAGGACCTCTAGGTGATGTTCAAATTATTGATGGTATTGGTCTAGAAGAAACAAAACGCTTTATGCACCATTATAACTTCCCACAATTTAGTGTTGGAGAAACTGGTCCTATTCGTGCTCCGGGTCGTCGTGAAATTGGACATGGTGCATTAGGAGAACGTGCTCTAGAAGCAGTTATTCCGGATGAAGCTGATTTCCCGTATACACTTCGCTTAGTAGCAGAAGTATTAGAATCGAATGGTTCTACATCACAAGCTAGTATTTGTGCGTCTACTCTAGCTATGATGGATGCAGGTGTTCCATTAAAAGCACCAGTTGCAGGAATTGCAATGGGACTTGTGAAAAAAGGCGAAAACTATACTATTTTAACGGATATACAAGGGATGGAAGATCATCTTGGAGATATGGACTTTAAAGTAGCTGGTACGTCTAAAGGAATTACAGCACTTCAAATGGATATTAAAATTGATGGACTATCAAGAACAATTCTGGAAGAAGCGCTTGAACAAGCAAAAATTGGCCGTATGCAAATTTTAGAAAGCATGCTTGCAACAATTTCTGACCCACGTGAGAAATTGTCAAAATATGCTCCTAAGATTGTCGTTATTAAGATTAATCCGGATAAAATCCGTGATGTAATTGGACCAGGTGGTAAACAAATTAATAAAATCATTGATGAAACTGGCGTAAAAATTGATACAGAGCAAGACGGTACAATTTATATTGCTTCAGCTGATGAAGATATGATTGCACGCGCTAAAGAAATTATCGAAAACATCGTGCGAGTTGCCCAAGTTGGCGAATACTACCTAGGAAAAGTAAAACGAATTGAAAAATTCGGTGCTTTCGTAGAAATATTCACAGGTAAAGACGGCTTATTGCATATTTCGGAAATTCAAGAAGAACGTACGAAAAATGTCGAAGATGTCCTTAAATTGGGTGATGAGCTACTAGTGAAGGTAATCGAAATCGACAATCAAGGTCGTGTCAACTTATCCCGTAAAGTTGTACTTAAAGAAGAAAAAGAACGTGCTGAACAACAAGAAAACAAATAATTAATTACATCAGCACGACATAAAAGGTTGACCGTAGCCATATAGCTACGGCAACCTTTTTAAATAGCTGAATAGAATAAACAGAGGTGTTAATTTGATAAACAAAATTACATGTAATAATGGACTTCGAATTGTGTCTGAGCATATTCCATATGTACGTTCTGTAGCTGTGGGGATTTGGGTGCAAGCTGGGTCAAGATATGAGCTGCCAGAAGAAAATGGGTTAACTCATTTCATTGAACATATGTTATTTAAAGGAACTGAAACTAGAACAGCGAAACAAATTGCAGAAGAATTCGATCGCATTGGTGGAAATATCAATGCCTTCACATCTAAAGAAAATACGTGCTACTATGCTAAAGTATTGGATCATCATGCAGAACACGCCGTAGATATACTTGCAGATATGTTTTTCCATTCACAATTTGATGCAAACGAAATAGAGAAAGAAAGACAGGTTGTTCTAGAAGAGATTAACATGGTAGAGGACACACCAGATGATATCGTGCATGAATATTTATGGCAAGCAATGTACGAAAATGATCCTCTAGGTTCACCTATTTTAGGAACAGAGGAAACGTTGAATAGTTTCACAAAAGAAACGATCTTGGCATATATGAAAAAACATTATACTCCAGAAAATGTTGTCATTTCAGTTGCGGGTAATATTCCCGAAGGACTAATACAGCATATTGAAACGTTATTTAGCCGGTTAGACAATAAAAATAATGAGAAAATACATGTGGAAACTCCAAATTTGAAAGCAGTGCATGTGGAAAACTTTAGAGAGACAGAGCAAGCACATCTTTGTTTAGCTTATCCAAGTTTAAGTGTAAAAGCGGATAATATTTATAGTCTAGTAGTGATGAATAATATTTTGGGTGGTAGTATGTCTTCTAGGCTTTTCCAAGAAATTAGAGAAGAAAAAGGTCTTGCTTACTCTATCTATTCTTATCATTCTTCCTATGAAGATACAGGGGCACTTGCTATTTATGGTGGTACCTCAAGCAACCAACTAGAGGAACTATCAGAGTCTATTCAGCAAACGATACAAAACGTCCTTGAAAAGGGGTTTACTGAAACGGAAGTCTCCAATGCAAAAGAGCAACTAAAAGGTAATTTACTTCTTGGGTTAGAGAGCTCCAATGCTCGAATGAGCCGTAATGGTAAAAATGAATTACTCTACGGAGAACATCGTTCATTAGATGAAGTAAGTGAATCAATTGATGAAGTCACATTACAATCAGTAATGGATCTTGCTGCAGAGACATTCACTCATAAACCAGCCATATCCATCATCAAACCAAAAGTCGATCAAAACTGATCGGCTTTTTTTTATGAAAGTATATAAAAATAGCAGTGAACACTGGGTTCATAATAATTTAAAGAATTGTTAATACTAGTGATTTTCGTTTCAGGTGGCGCTTTCTGCGGGCACGGCTTCAGCCTCCTCGTCGTTTCACTCCAGCGGGGTCTTCAGCTCGCGCTGTTCCCGCCAGAGTCACCACCTTGCACTACAATCAATAATGTGAGTAGTACTCCACTATAGGATTTGGCAAAGTGTATCTTAGATAATAAGTTTAGCCCAAGTTAATGTAGGGATAAAATGATTTGTACTCGCTGATGAAGTGGAAATACTATTATGCCCTGATAGAGGAAGGCAGACAATTTTCTTTTACTAGTGGAAATAAAGAGAAGTAGTAAGTGTTTGTCGCATAAAGAAGCGAAGTAGCTCACGAAATTGTATCTTCGTGGGCTTCCTATATAAATTGGAAAGTATCATTTCTCTAGTTATCCAAAGACGCAATAACCTGTTTCTAAGAGTTGTAGGAGAGCAATGGGCAGACAAACACCATAAAATTACCGAATAAAGGATGCTGGTTGGTTGTTACGTGCGTCACAACCAACCAGCATCCCTAAAAATTCATACGGTAATATTATAGCAACAAGTCTGTATAAGCTCTGTGAAAAAAATAGAAACAGGTTTTGAACTA is drawn from Psychrobacillus sp. INOP01 and contains these coding sequences:
- a CDS encoding pitrilysin family protein, with the translated sequence MINKITCNNGLRIVSEHIPYVRSVAVGIWVQAGSRYELPEENGLTHFIEHMLFKGTETRTAKQIAEEFDRIGGNINAFTSKENTCYYAKVLDHHAEHAVDILADMFFHSQFDANEIEKERQVVLEEINMVEDTPDDIVHEYLWQAMYENDPLGSPILGTEETLNSFTKETILAYMKKHYTPENVVISVAGNIPEGLIQHIETLFSRLDNKNNEKIHVETPNLKAVHVENFRETEQAHLCLAYPSLSVKADNIYSLVVMNNILGGSMSSRLFQEIREEKGLAYSIYSYHSSYEDTGALAIYGGTSSNQLEELSESIQQTIQNVLEKGFTETEVSNAKEQLKGNLLLGLESSNARMSRNGKNELLYGEHRSLDEVSESIDEVTLQSVMDLAAETFTHKPAISIIKPKVDQN
- the pnp gene encoding polyribonucleotide nucleotidyltransferase, which encodes MSEKKVFTYEWAGRPLQVEIGQLAKQANGAVLVRYGDTTVLSVATASKNPKNLDFFPLTVNYEEKLYAVGKIPGGFIKREGRPSERAILTSRLIDRPIRPLFPDGFRNEVQVISIVMSVDQNCSSEMAAMLGSSLALSVSDIPFDGPIAGAQVGLIGEELIINPTVEQMEKSTLDLTVAGTKDAINMVEAGAKEVSEETVLEAIMFGHNEIIKLIEFQEKVVAEVGKAKKDIPLFELDKVLFEEVKGICEAKLVQAIQVQEKHAREDAITEVKTEVLEQYTEKEATDETLKQVREILDAMVKDEVRRLITEDKIRPDGRGVAEIRPLSSEVGVLPRTHGSGLFTRGQTQALSVCTLGPLGDVQIIDGIGLEETKRFMHHYNFPQFSVGETGPIRAPGRREIGHGALGERALEAVIPDEADFPYTLRLVAEVLESNGSTSQASICASTLAMMDAGVPLKAPVAGIAMGLVKKGENYTILTDIQGMEDHLGDMDFKVAGTSKGITALQMDIKIDGLSRTILEEALEQAKIGRMQILESMLATISDPREKLSKYAPKIVVIKINPDKIRDVIGPGGKQINKIIDETGVKIDTEQDGTIYIASADEDMIARAKEIIENIVRVAQVGEYYLGKVKRIEKFGAFVEIFTGKDGLLHISEIQEERTKNVEDVLKLGDELLVKVIEIDNQGRVNLSRKVVLKEEKERAEQQENK
- the rpsO gene encoding 30S ribosomal protein S15, producing the protein MAITQERKNELIAEYRTHESDTGSADIQIAILTEEINSLNEHLRTHKKDHHSRRGLFKMVGRRRNLLKYLRENEVSRYRDLIAKLGLRR